A window of Falco cherrug isolate bFalChe1 chromosome 11, bFalChe1.pri, whole genome shotgun sequence genomic DNA:
TAGCCAGGGACAGTTCCCCTGCTGGTATAAATTAACATGGATCCAAGGTGCATATGTGCATGTAAACGTACTGCCTAAAATTCACTTAGTGAACTATACGTCAAATAGAGTGATGTTAGGAGGTCTTGcgttgctgctgctgtatgCTTTATAGAAAATCTGAAGACTGCAGGCTCTGGTTTGATTTGGTCCAATTCATAAACAGtgttaggaagaaaaagaaatttcccATTTAATCAGTGagacagtttatttttctgtgtgcattATCGTAATTTTTTGGCATTGGTTCTTACTCTGTAGTACAACAAAAATTCCCATGACTCAAAGCCTATATTGCCCACATATCATTTTCCATCATGATAAAGAAGGTAatctgaaaagctgctgctgaagcattGGGAAATATTAACCATTACTAATAGcaatcatgttttatttttaatgtattgaCTAATAGAGAGTAATAACATTAATATAAAGGAGTTTCAGCCAGCAGTGAAGACATTTGGAAATAACCCCCATCTCATTTAATGTTAAATTCCCTACCTCATTTAGAAATTTTCAACAGGAAGCAGTGTTCTGACAACCTTCCACAGAGTAAGTAATACCTAATTTCTTAAACATTCTTACTGAAAATGGCATGGCTATTTATGGACTAAAACATTACTCACCATAAATTTGTGTGTCAAAACTTGGCCTTGACTTTTGGATTgatttataaagaaaagaaattatgtcaGGGAAATGTACAACTACATATTTTTTCTGGATCAGTGACTGTCTAATAactatttcatatttttgtagCCCAGGTGATACCTTTACTCTCCAGTCTTCAAGAGCTGAATTTATCCTCGAATAAAAATGTAGGAGTTTCATCTGATCCTCTTCTGGGCAGGCTCAGGTTTTTACCAAAGTTGAAATCTGTGGCCATCAGCAACTGTGGTTTAGGCGAACAGTCGTTTTCATCACTAGGTAggaatggggtttttttaaagtgtgtctCTTTGTGGGACAAAGCGTTTAGCTTTGGCTGAGCTCCAAAGATCATGGTTACACCATACCACAGTCCCGAGTGAAACAGCCTGTGATGAAACCAGTGCTCCATGGGACCTGGTTGCAAGCGAAAACCATTGTCTGTCTTCCCTCATTATACCTGACTGGATTAAGTCCTTTTAGTCCTTTGTTTGACAGCAATCTTCTGTATGCTCACTAAttttggaagagaaaggaaagcatgcTATCATTTTATGCTGTAATtatagttttgttttaagaCTGCATTTGCAGTTTAGTTAGGTAAAGTTTTGACCGAAGGTTTTTCATCGCACTGCAGCTGAAAGTTTCAGTAGAAACTTTCTGGGATGGAGTTAAGCAATGGGCAATGGAGGAACTGAAGCAAAGGCTGCAGTAGTAGATAAGATACTGTGCAGCCATGAAGAAAAGTCCAACAGGATACGTAAATTCAGCCTCTTTTACCTACTTAATTGCAAATCTCAGTGGATTAACAGGTACGCTGTCCCTTTGATAGGCATGTGATGGCACACAAAAATCTAAGTACGAAGGGATCTGTTAGTTACTGTGGTTTATGCAACTATAATATATTTTGTGCTGTTTAGTAGTGACATTGAAACCTGTAGTAAAACTTGATTGCTTTCAGCAAGCAGTAACAGGCTAAACTGGTATGAGTTCCCTGCAGGAAGAGTACTATATTTATATCATTACAATTATGTAAGAGTGACATCACGGAAATCAGTGTTGTCAAAAGGCACAGACTATTTCACCTTGCACGGTGAgttcacagcaaaaaaattctctttacATTGATATAAAATGATTTGAAACAAGCTATTGAATTAAATTGACTGCAGTGGGACAAGACCAAGCCAATAAAAAGACAGGCATGAAACCCCTCCACAGAGTCCTTAAAGATTCCATAGGCAGGCCCTTCTTATATTCTTTTGTCTGGCTTTTATTCGGATAAAATAAGTCATACTAAGCCCAAGTAGGCAGCCTGTGAGGAGCCTATTTACAGGTGAATTGCCGGTGAGGTGTCTGTTGAGGCTACGTTGTTTTCTCTTAGTAAGCAGAAGTTGTTGGGTTTAATCTTTTCAGCTGAGGCTGCCCTTCACCTTCCTGAACTGGAGATATTAGACCTTTCTTGGAATAAGTGCGTTGGTGGGAACCTAAAGCTGCTTTTGGGAGCGCTAAAGCTTGCAACGGAGATTCAAGTGTTAAGACTGAGCAGCTGTAACTTGGTGGCTGAAGATTTGGCACTTCTAAGTACGTATAACATGGTATTTACTAGCAGTCGAGGAGCCCAGGGCATTTAGACCACAATTCAGAAGGGACTTGTTCCATGGGCTGAGCACGTTTTTGCATACATCAaatgaaaagatggaaaatacagcagtatttttcccagaaagggttttcattttgctgaagTCTGTGTCCCCTGTACATGCACAGtgcaaaagctgaaaaggaTAAAATGCAAAGAATCTTCTAGCAGTTTTATCTATTAacacaaaaaagcagcacttaGAAAATGTAAGGCTTGCATCTGTTTTTTATATCAGATATTTAAAGCTGCCTCtgagaagttttattttcctttgttgctggttttgggTTCAGTAGAAAATGTATGTGCTGACAGCCAGTAATACAGGCACTACCAGCTCTCAGCCCATTAGGTGTGTTTCTGGAGTCAAACTATTGTGGGagaattaaaacagaagtattttcgCCCACCTCCTAGCAGCTGCtgagaaatactggaaaatggGAACCTGACGAAGAAATAAATTCTAggatcttttaaaaaacctgtttattttATAATCTTCCTTGTGATTCTGTGGGCCTGACTCATGGGTTTTGAGTGTCTGAGATTGGCAATAGCTGTGCAGCAGCTATTAAGGCGCTGTAATCTGAAGGCTGGTGAGATGAAGCCTGAATGTTTTTGGCTTTACAAACATCACCCTTCATGGGTGTCTCTTTTGCCAATCATATGTTAAGGATCCCAGTTCGTTTTAGGGTATACTAGGCCCATTACCCTCCCACAGTGAGAGGTGGCTGCTGTAATCTCAACTAACTTAGCTTTCCTCTTTCTAAATCTCCCTGTGTAAAGACTATCTGCCTATTTTAATTGGTGCTTGATATACCCTCCTTCCAATGGCTCAAAGGTTTGCAGGTTGCCATACAATTTTAACCTGATACTTCTGTTCCCTTTGATCGCCTATGTTTTAAATGTGGTACACTCCTTCAGCTGTGATAAAAGTCTTTCTGTGATCAACAGCAATTTTACATTGCTGAGTGGATCTTGCTGTTTGACTACTGAAAAGCTGTAAATAATATAGTATTAAAATACTACTCTTCTTACTTACAAGCTTTTAAAGCAATTGCCAGCATGTATTAGTTGTGTTTGTGTCTGTCATTTCTTGCAGCATTACTGACGCAGGATGGCCATCTAGCCAGATTACGGAAGCTGGATTTGAGTTACAATAACAACATCTCTGATGAAGGGTGGGTCGTTTTCTGTCAAGGCTTAGCAGTATTCAAAGAACTCTCAGAGCTGGATGTCAGTCTTCGCCCATCGTCCCGCCGTGGCTGtgggacatggttcagtgagTTGTTAGCAGCACTGACAAAGCTGCCTGccttggcagagctggggctgcaaaGATGGGTCCTTTCAGAATCCCAGCGGAAACGGTTGGAAAGCTTTAATCAAgacaacaaaagaaacattcGTTTTGACTGTTGACGGAGGTTGAAGGTTTCTGGAAGGCCTTTCACAAGCAGCACATGAACCAAGTATTTTGTGTCACTGACTTAGAAGACTGCTGATTTTTTAGTAATCTCGTCTCATAAGAGCTCATGAAATAGTTCTacagttacagaaaaatggTTATTTAACCTTCTGGATAATTCCATTTAATAACATACTCTTTCAGATTCTCTGGGCCATGCTTACACTACTGTATATGCTTCATCTTCATGTTGCAAGTACTGCAATGACTGTCAAAAGAGCAATGATGATTTCAGATGGACACACTGCAGGTCTGCCAGTGGAGGGAAGTGGCGGGGGGGGGTGCTAACGCAGgtgggtgggcagcaggagtGTGGCCTCATGTATATAAGGAAAATGCCTCTAATGTGAAAATACTtgaaacttctgttttaaattttagtttCTTCTCCCCCAAAACTTTTGCCTTTTCATGAATGCATTAAATCTACATAATTCTGAGATTTGGAAAGTATCCCAACAATTCAGGATTGTGTAATAGTCCAGTAAAGAGAATACAGAAGGAGCTGTTCTGACTCTGCTCTGGCCCTCGATGCCATCTCATAGTGTAGATGAGTCCTGTGTACAGAGTCAGCATAAAATCAAGGTAAGAAAccttgtttttgttgttgtgtggTATCTTTGCATGTCTCGGTCAAGGTTAGATCAGAGACATGTCCTGTGTGGCAGGTTAGATCAGAAACATGTCCTGCTACCTTAGCAAGGATTTTTGACAAAAAGCAATCCATAAGCATGCTGAATAAAGCTATGCATTGGCTTCAGGATGCTTCAGGGATGTTCCTTTTCATCCTGAGCTGTTTCGGCCTTACCCAGAACGCGCTTTCCATATAGACTCTTTTATGACATGAAACACAAAACTGGACTTCCAGGTCTAAGAGTCTCATCTAGAGCGTTATGGAAGCCAGTAGGAGTCCCCGCAGTGCATTCATGCTTCCTGCATTCAGGATTAATCCGTTAACTTTCTCGACACCTTGTGACATAGACAATGTTCTTATCCTTACCCTAAAGATGAAGGAAATAAGCAGTCTGTTACTCAAAGCCATGAGGCAGCTTCTAGCTAAGAGTGCAGCATCCTGCTCTGTGCTCAAGGCTTGTTAGAAAAAACATCAACTTGGGACATGCAAGCGgctccttatttttttttgtttgataatTTCATGTTTGGCATTTTATTGTATGTGCTTACATAGAGCCAAATTCTGGCATAGTCATTTGTGTCGTGGAGCATGTTAACCCACACGTGAGCTCAAACGCTGCAGTGGGATTATTCGTTGGTAAGGTATTTTAGGAAGTAAAGATATTAGATCTGCCCACTGAGTGAGGAGTCTTAGAGAAATCCTGAGGCAGCTTGAGGGATAAAGTACTGCTCAATTAGCTCTGAGTATATCTACATGCTGCAACGGTCTCCTGGAGGAGAGGCAACAGGATCATTCAGTAGCACTTTCCTAACTTGTTAAGACCCCTCTCAGCAAGTTCTCCCATGCAGGTGCAGATCAATATTCAGCTTTCAGTCCCAGTGACCCTTCCAACATCAGCTTCTCACTGGTGAAGGTTATAACCTGCAGCTGACcatgctgtgctggtgcctCTTGATTGCTTAATCCATGATTTCATGTGAGGGTCTCCATGGACTTCCTGGTTTGAGTTTCAGTTCCACTCAGAATGCACGCTTGACTCCCCCAGCTCTGAGAAATTTGATATGAATTGGAGTGTATTGGTCAGAGGTAGCCTGGGATTGCTGCTGTGTGGGATCAGTTATTTTCTACGGAGATCCTCAACCTCTGAAATGAAGCAGAGCCCCTGTTTCATACAGGGCTAACAAGAAAGACTTTCAAGCAGTGTCTTAAACCAGGAGAGTTATTCTAACGTGGAAGTACCATCACCTCTGTTAAACAGCCTCACACCAACCTCTTCTCTTAATCTCTTGCCTTCCTGTGACTTTATTCCTCAAATCTGCCTCTGGTCCAACTAGAAAATTGATCCTTTATCTGTTCTATGAGAATCCCTCTGAATCACTCCTTTCCCACTTGAACCTCTAATTCAGTAAAGCAGCTGGCCCATGTTTAATGTCCAGTATCTTACTGACTGAACTGGACTTCAGTGTTGGAGTTCTTTGCTTCACCACAGTTGGGTTTCTCATTCTTAGCTCCAGAGCACAGTATGGACTCAACGCTAGCAACCCCTCCGCTTGCTGTTCATGATCCCTTTCTCAGTCTTTAGCCCTCTCATGGTCCTGTTATGCCACTGTTGTGCCACtaaaagtttttattaaatCACTTTGTCCTGTCTACCTGCCACTCTTCCCACAAATCTCTCTCTTCCATTGATTTCCTCCTCAGCAGTCTCTGGATCATCCTTCTCTCTGTTCCTCTTTGCCTTCACTTAGGGTGAAAAAATTTCATAAGACACCTGCAAACAATTAAACCAGCATCAGTTACctagtaaaatgaaaaatcaaacctGAGCCATCCCCCTTTTCTGCACGCCCAGCTCTCTCTGGCCAACAAGCACGTTAATGGATTTCAATATCAATCAGTTCAAGAGCTGGACAGAAGATCGATCCATACCCTTGATGCAGATGTAGCTGCAGCATCCAGAGCGCACTGCCTGGAGGTGGAGCTCTATGGAGAGCTGGGTCTCAGTGCCCCTGCCTTCACCACCTCCTTCAGGATGCCACAACCTTCCCTGAGGCAACTCAGACcaggggagggagagcaggaCTGCAGTTCCGACCAGCCAGTTCGACTAAAGAAAAGGTTCTGCTCCCACCCACCTGCGCATTTTGAAGCTGCACAGTGGCTGGTTCCAGTCCAGCTCTGTGCTTTATGTACACTGCAAATAACACCCTGGAGGCGTTTAGAGTTTAAGAGGTAACTGAGcaatacagaataaaaacttGACATCAGATGTCTAGGACAAACAGCTATGTGTAACATGCCTTGGGAAGACATGGTTGCATATAAATTTGGCATGCCAGAATTACAGTTAGGAGTGTTTGTCATGGTTCTTTTGAATAACAAAGGTGTTATGACAGGCCAGGGCCCAGAATTATTGCAGAATGTTGCATTCTGCAGACTCCCTGCTTTCAAGTAGGCTTGTCATACACAGACATTTTACAAACTGTCACCAAGCTATCTCGGCGATGAGCTATAACACTAAGGATCTGACAGCTTGCAGTCATTCAAATACTGTAGCTACAGATTGTCAAAACATCGCGAACAGTTTTGCAAAAATGTAGAGATActttcaaaacagctttttacaCCTCTGTAAGACAGGGTGGTAATGCAGGTTCTGGTAGAAGTGCATGTATTCTGACTGCCTGGAATCCTCCTCCACATTTCCAAACAAGATACTGATCATTTCTGAATGTAAAACTCTTTAAATAACTGCTAGTAGCTGGGGCCACAAACATTGTTTCACTCTAGATATGGCTGTACCTCACTGGACAATGGATTTCTAAGAATTGCATGTAAAATACTTCAGGATTTAGAACAAAGAACACTTCATTGCACCAGATTCCTACAGATTAATTTCCAATTAATCAGCTGCCTCTATGCTTTGAGCTAACACGCATTCAGAATGAGACATCTCAAGAATATTTCAGAATCTGCCTGAGCTGAGTCAATGTtgacaaaaacccaaaaacaaacctCAGAAAATGATGTTTTCATTGTAACGCTCACTGATTTGAAGCTTTAATACTGCTTGTCTACTACTCACTTATGTCTGCTCACATTTACCCTTGTAAATGAAGAAAGCTCTGTGCAATTTACTGCCCAAATACcactttcttgcttttgatCCTTTCAcagatttctcttttccctttcctttttctttcttttccttctttctttgtttctttagaTTCTTAAGTGTTGAGAAAGGTCCAGTCGCCTTCTGGTTTGTCAGCCCATGCCACAGACTTTGGATctgaaaaagagaggagaaCAATCTGAATACCTGGAGAAAAAGCTGCTTGGAACAGTATTACTGGTGGATATTCTTGATGCAAAAAGCCAGGCACATTGTGGTCTCTGAAAAACCCTTTTATTCTGTATTAGACTACATTGTTTGCAGCTAAGATAGACTGTTAGCTACCTGACTTTTCTTTTActgtgcattatttttttcaagaggaaTTTCTTACCAGGAGGATGCTAACACTGTAGTCCTCCAGACCCTTCGATTAGAATAGTAAATGATCATGTCTACACATCTTTAAATGTCACTTTTTAGTTCAGAACAGTTTGGGAGAAATAGAGTAGTTCATGAAGAAATTACAGACATTAGAGAAAGAGACAAATAATTCAGGTTCAGAAGAATCAAAGACTGAGGATTtacctctcctttcttcttgccctgtattttttctgagcAAATTAATTCTGTGGCCCACTGGTGACATAGACTGATgttctttgggggaaaaaaagcaacacaaaaacacacaaaaaatgtgttttgttcaATGTATTTGTGCAATGAAGCTTCAACTCTGCAGTCAAAATACAGTCAGCAAGAGTGAAGATGCCACCTGCAGTTAGTTTCTTCTTTGGGCAATGCCTTGTCTTAGAGGATCTGACCTGTTAGTAAAACACCCTAACCGTTCCCCTTCTGCTGGACAAGGAACTAAGGGAAACTCCCTTGCAAGCTGTAAGGGCTGTTCTGTGCTTGCTGACTGTGACCTGGTGGGGCCGTGACAACCTTCTGGTACACTTTTGAACGATGCCCGGTGCTGTATTTCCAGATGGTTCCCTATATCCTACCTTAACGTAATAATAGAAGTACTGCTTTACTGTAGCCAATGCAAAGAGTGGTTTAAGATGTTCTTGATGTTGCACAGAGAGTTATTGTTTTAGGTTGTTCTGCAGAGTATCTATTACTAAACCCACAGCTTTTTATGTGTATTGTGGTGACTTTCTTCGCACCACTGCTacaacttatttttctgtaagttttccCAGATGGCAGATGTCCCCTGACAACACGCTTCAGTTTGAGTGTCTGTCACACGGTTTCCATCCACAAGAACCAACTCCAGCTGCTGAAGACTGTCCAAATACTCAGGTAGCTGGGGCAGGTGATTGTTCTGAATGAGCAGTTTTTGCAAACCTGAACacacaaagcagctgcagcacaaagaACAAATGATGTGGAGCATCCCTGCGTGCTCCTCAAAACAGCACACGGATGAGGAACAAATGATTCGGTCTGTGCATGTAATGAATGTGTGTATTGAGCATCTCACCACAGCATTCCAAGTTCAAAGGATCCGCTCCCAAATACAGAAGGATGGGACTCAAGCTCTTCTAGCAAAGCATTCAATTCACTAGTTGAAGACTACTCTCCTGGTAGCCGGGTGGCCAGATTCAGCTTTCAAAAGTCCTGCTAATTAGCACACCAACAGTGCCAGTGAGCTGAGCCACACAGAGATGGAATGGAGAACTGGGGAAGATGGAAAGACTGGGCTGAGGAGCACCCCTAGAGACCCGGTTCTTCACCACCCCCCTGGAGTCACTGGTGCTGACCCAGTGGGTCTATCACATCAGGGGATCTGCTTCGAGCTGAGCTCTGGGAAGCACCTTTTTCCCCAGACCTTGAGGCTGAGGTAGGTCATGAGTGAGGAACTCGCATCCATGTGCCTTGGGCACAGCACTTTCCCCACCCTCCCAGTTCCTAACTTTTATTGGCTCCCTTGCAATTAGAGGATGAGCTCTGAAAGATGTACTgcattccttccttccctccctcccccttccaaAACACTTACTAGGGTCCGTAAGGCCATGAACACAAAGACTGTTTTTCACCTTGTACTTGGCAGACAGACTGCAGGAGCTGTTGGAAGAAACTGTTGCAACAGTCAAGTATTTTCAAGTGAGTCAATGAGCTGATGGTTGCAGTCAGGTACTCCAGACAATTATTCTCCATGCAGTTCTTCCAGTTTCTGCAAAATATGTGTGCGTAAGTTTTaataattaaagcatttttccttaGCTTGGGATATAATCAATGTAGAGAGAATATTAGGAAGTGCAGAAGTAAGGTTTATAAACTGAAATGCTATTGGGATGACTACTAAATTCAGAGAGAGAACATTGTTTCAAACACTACGTTTTGATATTATCCCTACTGTGACAGCCCTGGCCTGATGCTGCACCACGTACCTAAAGAGACAAGGAGAACCTTCAGTCCCGCATTTGGAAGCAGCTGGAGTCCATCGAAGTGTCATGCTGCAGCACACCAAGATCTTCCCCCTTCTATTGCTCCTACCTGCAGTTCGCTGAATTTAATTCCTGTATCTTGTCCCAAATACAATCTCTCTAATGACTCCAGGAGAAAGATACTGAATTGGTTTTCAGATCAGCTAAGGCACTTCAAATTTGTCAGTTCTTTCACCTCCACAGGTACCTAGACAGAGTCATTAAAAAGATACATTATGTCAATTAAACAGTAAtctttgggattttgtttttaggaaaaaaatctccaagAAAATGCTGTGGAGCTGCATTACTGTTGATGGATGAACACAGAATAGTCCGCTCGTTAATATAACATTATACCTCACCGTATGGTGGaaattttggcaaaaaaaatccaggttgTTTCCTCTGCTGGAAGGACTTCTTATGgggttaattttatttcttagcagAAACATCAGtctgctgctttatttcctttgtatACACAGTGCAAGGGAGAgtaatttaaatgaatgaaatcTGAAAGTGATTCTTTTGCATAAATTACTGCCTCTGTAAATGTaatcttcaggaagaaaattgcACAAGTGAAAATCTCCTTGGAGAAGAAGCAGAGCAttatataaaaaggaaaggtgTATTCTGGACCCTAAAATGAGCGCATCCATTAACACTGTCACACTTAGAACAGCACAACTTGAGGGTACATAATTGTTCATTATCAAATGAACAGCAAACGTTAATTGTGTTAAAGGCATTAACAGTATGACATCCATTTTTCAATTGTcctctgctttgtttcagttGATGATGTATTGATTCTATGCAAATGCAGCGCTCATTTTCCAGTGTAcgcagaaaaaaagatgcataaAGACTGAAGCAGTCCCTCCAGTCAGTATTCCTTCTTTATGATTCAACACAAAGGTCAGTGTTTCCACGTTCCTGCTTTTTTTCACCCTGACTGAATACTCAGATGTCAGTCATAATGAGTAACCCAGGCTCAGGTGCGTACCAGGTGGAACATGCCTTCTCACTGTAGTAGGGAAAGGTGGCACGGGGTTGTAATGAAGAACTTAGATTTTGCAAAAGGGAGgtatcaataaaataaaaatgaaaacaaaggaacaaaatacCTCCTGTACCTGATTGTCACCCAGGgcaaatacttctgtttttttcacagtGTACATTCCTTTAGGAATATCATCAAAGCAGTTTTCACTCAGATCCAGTATCCTGACACTGGTTAATCTGGTAAAGAACCTGGCTATCTTGTGCAGTCTGGTGTTCCTTAGATAAACATGTGGAAgggctggccagcagcagacCGGCTGTGGGAACGCCTCCAGGCTGATAGCAGAAGGTCTGAGCACTCTCATTTCAGTGAGATTCTTCAGACCTGGGGGAAACTTGTGCAGGAGATTGTGAGACAGCACAGCCAACTTTTGGCAGTGTTACAGTGTAGGAGGAATGGAGGATAAGTtattaaaagctaaaaatagcTTAAGTAAATTTGTCCAAAAGCCTCCCTCTCCTGGGATAAGACTGATTAGATTTTCTTCCAGATCTATTATTTCTAAATTAGCAATATGACAAGGCTCCTTGGGGAAAACATTCAAGTCTATTTTTCTGGAGGTAAATTTCCTTCACTTTTGTCAGGTTCCCTGTTTCTTTAGGCAGACACTGAAGGCTGTTGTCAGAAAAGCCACACAGTTCAACATGGTGGAGGTATTCACAGATCTGCACTGGGATTTTGTGCAAGTTTGTTTTATAGAGCCCGAGCTGACGAAGGGACTGCAACTGGCCAATAACTGGCAGCAAACTACAAGAGAGGGGATTGTTGCTTAAATCTAAGTTCAGAAGACTTTTTAGCTCTCCCAGTTCTTTGCATATGTCCCGTATGTGATTCTGATCCAAGTAGAGGACATTCATGTGCCTCCAGTGATTGATGTCTCTGGGGACGCTTACAATCAGGTTCTTTTCCATGTGCAGCTCTTCCAGATATTCTAGACTTGGGACCCCTGGTGTGATGGTTGTTGGCTAAATCAGTGAAAAATATCTTGTCTGTGATGTGTCTGGGAGAAAGGGCTTCATTCTCTGGCACTTCATTCACTGTTATTTCTTATGCAGTCTGATCATGGTCATCCTCAAAACCAAGAGAGTCAGCTTTGGGACTATGAGTGCCCCTGCACTGGccccctggctctgctgagaCTCAGCCCTCTGTGCTCTGgttaggagagaaaaaaattcaaaatcaaCAGCACTCAATGACCTTCCTATGCTAAATGAATACTGGTAGAATTCAGCATTTAGGAACAGGTTCTAGTCTCAGTGGTGTTCATAGAGACCAAATCCTGCAGTACATACAGCAGGACCTTATCTTTGAATCCCAGTGCATTCTGAAGTGCCCCAACAGCCAAATTCTGCTGGACAAAGCAACCTCCTTGAGTCTTGAAGTCTATATTTACAAACACTGAGATCTGTCTTCATCGGTGC
This region includes:
- the LRRIQ4 gene encoding LOW QUALITY PROTEIN: leucine-rich repeat and IQ domain-containing protein 4 (The sequence of the model RefSeq protein was modified relative to this genomic sequence to represent the inferred CDS: inserted 4 bases in 2 codons; deleted 1 base in 1 codon; substituted 4 bases at 4 genomic stop codons), with protein sequence MVVTQLFLVLVALGKHPSLETQPPPSIVTAAAKRSSEPGGQCRGTHSPKADSLGFEDDHDQTAXEITVNEVPENEALSPRHITDKIFFTDLANXTITPGVPSLEYLEELHMEKNLIVSVPRDINHWRHMNVLYLDQNHIRDICKELGELKSLLNLDLSNNPLSCSLLPVIGQLQSLRQLGLYKTNLHKIPVQICEYLHHVELCGFSDNSLQCLPKETGNLTKVKEIYLQKNRLEVFPKEPCHIANLEIIDLEENLISLIPGEGGFWTNLLKLFLAFNNLSSIPPTLXHCQKLAVLSHNLLHKFPPGLKNLTEMRVLRPSAISLEAFPQPVCCWPALPHVYLRNTRLHKIARFFTRLTSVRILDLSENCFDDIPKGMYTVKKTEVFALGDNQVQEVPVEVKELTNLKCLSXSENQFSIFLLESLERLYLGQDTGIKFSELQEKCFNYXNLRTHILQKLEELHXENNCLEYLTATISSLTHLKILDCCNSFFQQLLQSVCQVQGEKQSLWMLHIICSLCCSCFVCSGLQKLLIQNNHLPQLPEYLDSLQQLELVLVDGNRVTDTQTEACCQGTSAIWENLQKNKLTSQLFLQVFRLFSSLFQIQSLWHGLTNQKATGPFSTLKNLKKQRKKEKKEKGKGKEKSVKGSKARKWYLGSKLHRAFFIYKGKCEQT